The following is a genomic window from Leptospira bouyouniensis.
CATGAACAAATAGGAAAAGAGATTAGAAAAATCGGTAGAGGAACCTTACTTGGATTTGGTGAAGAAACAACACCAATGATAAAACAAGTTCCAAATGCAAAACATTTTAAAGACAAATCAACATTGTGTAATTTTATAAAAAATCAAATCCCAAAGAATGCTGTCATTTTGGTGAAAGGTTCAAGATCGATGAAAATGGAAGAAATAGTTTCAGAACTTATTTCATTTAAAGGTTGAAAGGGAAATAGGTATTTTTAGATTCTACGTATGACAAACCAATTACCAAAAGTTGCTGTGATTATGGGTTCCTATTCAGATTGGGAAACTATGAAAGAATCTTGTGACATTTTAAATGAGTTTGGCATTCCGTATGAAAAGGAAATAGTATCCGCACATCGTTCACCAGAACGAATGTTCGAATTTGCAAAAAATGCACAAAACAATGGATTCGGAGTGATCATTGCAGGTGCAGGTGGAGCTGCACATTTACCTGGTATGACAGCTTCACTTACCACATTACCTGTTTTAGGTGTGCCTATCCTTTCCAAAGCATTGAATGGTATGGATAGTTTGTTATCCATTGTCCAGATGCCAAAGGGAGTTCCCGTTGGAACACTTGCTATTGGAACAAGTGGAGCTGCGAATGCTGCATTACTTGCGGTTCGTATCTTGTCTCTACTGGATGTTAATCTATCCAAAAAATTAGAAGAGTATGCGAATTCCAATCGCATTGCTGCCCTTTCAAAAAATGACCAATTGGTATAGGGATTGAATATGAAAATTGGTGTTTTGGGATCAGGTCAACTTGGCCAAATGATGTGTTTGGAAGCTGTTCCCTTAGGATATTCATTTTATTGTTTATCCCCAGATGCCAATTCACCATCAGAAAAAGTGGGAGCAAAAGCTACAGTTTCATCCTATGATTCACAGTCAGAGCTAGAAAACTTTCTTAATCAAATAGATGTTCTCAGTTTTGAGTTTGAAAATATTCCAAAACCTACACTTGATTTTTTAAAGAACCAAAAATCTGTTACTGTTTTTCCACCACCGCAAGCTCTCATCATTGCCCAAGACAGGTTTTTAGAAAAAACTCATTTTCGAAAGTTAGGATTTCGTACTGCTGAGTTTTTTCATCTAACAAAAGATACATCAAAACTTGATATATCGATTGAATTCCCATGGATCATAAAAACATTACGGTTTGGTTATGATGGGAAAGGTCAGGTCAAAGTAAAAAATAAACTCGAATATGAGTATTTCTTAACGTCTGGATTCCAGAATGAACATTCGGAATATTTAATTGAAGAAGTGATTCCGTTTCAGAAAGAGATCAGCATCATTCTCACACGTTTCCAGAATGGTGATATTGTTTGTTATGGTGCAGTTGAAAATGAACACAAAAATCATATCCTCGACCTTTCCATTTTTCCTGCAAGAATTCCTGTTGGACTCAATTTGGAAGCAATCGAAATGGCATCAAAATTAGCTGAATCTTTTCAATATGTAGGAACTTTAGGTGTAGAATTCTTTATAAAAGACAATCAATTGTATTTAAATGAATTTGCACCAAGACCACATAACACAGGTCATTTTACTCAAGATTGCCAAAGTTTTTCTCAATTTTATCTACATGTCCAAGCAATCACAGGGAATACACCTCCAACTGATGTTCGACCAAAACCGACTCTGATGAAAAATATTTTTGGCAATTCCTATACCGAAAGTTTAAAACTTGCGAACGAATTGTTAAAGGATGATCGATACCGTTTACATTTGTATGCAAAAGAGGAAGCAAAACCTGGAAGGAAAATGGGGCATATGAATTTTAAAGGCACTTTAGAAGAAGTAAATCCCCTATTCCATGAACTATAATGAATTTGAAGAGTTCAATTAAGATACTAGTTTGGATCCCCAATCTCTAACATTCCCAGCACCAAGGCATAAAAGTAAATCACAAGCCTGTAATTGAGGTTTGATTGCCTCTAAATCTTCATCCACATTTCCGGATAACATCGTTGTTTTTTTGGAATCTAAATAAGGCAAAAAACTCATGGATGAAATTCCTTCGATTGGAGTCTCTCCTGCTGAATAAATCGGTAATAAATAAAGAACATCAGCTCCAAGAAGTGAAGTTGCAAGTTCTTCTAAGAGTAAACTTGTCCTG
Proteins encoded in this region:
- the purE gene encoding 5-(carboxyamino)imidazole ribonucleotide mutase, which encodes MTNQLPKVAVIMGSYSDWETMKESCDILNEFGIPYEKEIVSAHRSPERMFEFAKNAQNNGFGVIIAGAGGAAHLPGMTASLTTLPVLGVPILSKALNGMDSLLSIVQMPKGVPVGTLAIGTSGAANAALLAVRILSLLDVNLSKKLEEYANSNRIAALSKNDQLV
- a CDS encoding 5-(carboxyamino)imidazole ribonucleotide synthase, translating into MKIGVLGSGQLGQMMCLEAVPLGYSFYCLSPDANSPSEKVGAKATVSSYDSQSELENFLNQIDVLSFEFENIPKPTLDFLKNQKSVTVFPPPQALIIAQDRFLEKTHFRKLGFRTAEFFHLTKDTSKLDISIEFPWIIKTLRFGYDGKGQVKVKNKLEYEYFLTSGFQNEHSEYLIEEVIPFQKEISIILTRFQNGDIVCYGAVENEHKNHILDLSIFPARIPVGLNLEAIEMASKLAESFQYVGTLGVEFFIKDNQLYLNEFAPRPHNTGHFTQDCQSFSQFYLHVQAITGNTPPTDVRPKPTLMKNIFGNSYTESLKLANELLKDDRYRLHLYAKEEAKPGRKMGHMNFKGTLEEVNPLFHEL